A window of Actinomadura viridis genomic DNA:
GGGGGTTGCCGGGGGCTACGTGCGCGGTGGCGGGTTACCAAGGGACGTGTGGATCTGGTAGCGGTCGGCCCGGTAGGTCGACACACCCAGTTCCGCGCACACACCTCCGGAGTAGGAGCGGCGTCGCAGGAGAAGCACGGCGCTGCCGCGGGCGATCTGCAGGTGCCTGGCCTCGGTGGCGTCGGCCAGCCCCGCGTCGATGGTCTGGTCGCCGGCGTCGAACACCAGCCCGTACACCGCCTCCAGCACGCCGTACAGGGAGCGGTCCGCCAGCCGCCGGTCCAGCAGGTCGGGGGCGAGCGAGGCGAGGATGTGCGAGCGCTCCAGCGCCATCGGCTCGCCGTCGGCGGTCCGCAGCCGTTCGATTAGGTGGATCGCGGTGCCCTGCTCCACCTCGAAGATGCGGGCCAGCCGGGCGTCGGCGGACACGGTGCGCCGGTCCAGGTCCATGGCGCCCGGCCGCATCCCGCGCGACAGCATGTCCTCGCTGAACGAGACCAGCCGGAGCGGCATCTCGATCTTGGGGCGGGCGACGAAGGTGCCCTTCCCCGGGACCCGGTAGAGCCGCCCCTCCGACACCAGCTGGTCGACGCCCTGCCGCACGGTCATCCTGGACAGGCCATAGCGCACGCACAGCTCGCGCTCGGAGGGGATCGGAGCGTCGACGGGCAGCTCCGCCCCCTCGATCATGTCGAGCAGGATGGCCCGGAGCTGGAAGTACTTCGGCACCGGGCTGTGCGGATCGATGGTCGTCACGGGCGTCCTCGTGGCCGGGGGTGGCGACTGCTGGTCTAGGCCGGACTAGACCACAGCCCCGGAAGCCCTGTCAATGCACAGATGGATAACGGCGACCTCCGCCGGGAACCGGCCGAAGATCAGAAGAAGATGCAGGTCAGACCCTGTTTGCGAGGGTGGGTTGGGAAATGTCGTCCGCCGGGTCGCCCGGTGCCCCCGCCGCGGCCCGTGGCGTCCCGTGCCTTCCGCCGCCCCTCCGGGCCGCCGCCCGCTCTGTTGCTTCCGTCCAATCTTGAGTAGGGTGCCTACTGGTCTAGTCCGGACTAGACCAGTAGGTCCTCAGCAGTCCGGCCGGCCGTCCCTCGGGACGGCGCCCCCGGTCCCGGCGTCACAGGGAGCGCGCACGCCATGGCATCACTCCTGATCAGCGCGAGCAGCCTGCTCGCCGCCCCGGACGGCGGCCCGTCCCGGGTGCTCTCCCCGGGTCATCTCAGGATCGAGGACGGGGTGATCGCCGAGGTGGGCGAGGGCCGGCCCGCGGGCGAGCCCGGAGTCGACCTGGACGGCGGCCTGCTCGCCCCCGGCCTGGTGGATCTCCAGGTCAACGGCTTCTTCGGGTACGACATGATGGACGCCGGCGAGGACGGCTGGCACACCGTGGTCCGGCGGCTGCCCGAGACCGGCGTGACCGCGTTCCTGCCCACGTTCATCACCGCGCCGGTCGAGGCCCAGGCCGCGGCGCTGCGCCGTACCCGCGACCTGCTGCCCGGCCTGCCCGCGGGCGGCAGCCGCGTCCTCGGCGTGCACCTGGAGGGGCCCTTCCTGACCGAGCGGCGCAAGGGCGCGCACAACGCGGCGTGGCTCACCGACCCCACGCCCGAGGCCGTCGCCACGCTGCTGGAGACCGGGCTGGTCAGGCTGGTCACGCTCGCCCCCGAACGCGACGGGGCGCTGGAGGCCGTCCGTACCCTCACCGCCGCCGGCGTGCTGGTCAGCGTCGGCCACAGCGACGCGACCGCCGCGCAGGTCGCCGCGGCCGCCGACGCCGGGGCGCGCAAGGTCACCCACATCTTCAACGCGCAGAGCGGCATCGACCACCGCGCGCCCGGCGTCGCCGCCCAGGCGCTGGCCGACGACCGGCTGAGCCCCGGCCTCATCCTCGACCTGCACCACGTGTCCGCGCCGGTGGCCCGGCTGGTGTTCCGGGCCGCGGCCGGACGGGTCGTGCTGGTCACCGACGCCGCCTCCGCCGCCGGGATGCCCCCCGGCGACTACGAGCTGGGCGGCCAGCCCATCCGGATGCCCGAGGCCGGCCCGCCGCTGCGCGCCGACGGCACCCTCGCCGGATCCGGGCTGCGGCTGGACGAGGCGATCGCCAACGCCGTCGGCATCGGCGTCGACCCGGTCACCGCGGTCGACGCCGCCACCCGCGTCCCGGCCGACCTGATCGGCCGTCCCGACCTGGGCCGCATCGCCCCCGGCGCCGCGGCCGACCTGGTGTGGCTCGGCCCGGACCACCGGGCGCATGCCACCTGGATCGCCGGGGAGAACGTTTTCGGAGGGGACCATGAGTAGCACCACCAGCAGGATGCGCGCGGAGATCGGGGAGCAGCCCGAGGCCCTGCGCCGGACGATCGGGGCGCTGCTGCCGCGCGTCGCCGAGATCGGCGCGCTCGCCGGCGGGACCCGCCAGGTCCTGTTCATCGCCCGCGGCTCCTCCGACAACGCCGCGGTGTACGGCCGCTACCTGGTGGAGTCCCGCGCCGGGCGGCTGGGCACGCTGGCCGCGCCGTCCATCGCGACCGCGTACCGCCGCGATCTCGACCTGTCCGGGGTGCTGGCCGTGGCGATCAGCCAGTCCGGCAAGACCGAGGAGATCGTGGAGACGCTGGACTGGGCGGCCCGCTGCGGCGCCCGGACCGTGGCCGTCACCAACGGCGCGGGCTCGCCGCTGGCCGAGGCCGCCGAGGTCGCGCTGGTCACCGACGCCGGCGAGGAGCTGGCGGTCCCGGCGACCAAGACCTACACCACCCAGCTCGCCGCGCTGGCGGTGCTGGCCCTCGGCCTCGGCGCCGACGCGGACCCCGCCGACCTGCTCCGGGTGCCCGACGAGGTGGGCCGGCTGATCGCGCTGACCGAGGCGTCCGAGCAGCTGCCCGCCATCGTCGAGGAGCTCGCCGAGGTGCAGGGGACGGTCGTGTCCGGCCGCGGCATCGCCTTCGGCACCGCGCTGGAGCTGGCACTGAAGATCAAGGAGGCGTGCTACCTGCACGCCATGGGCCTGTCGTACGCCGACCTGCTGCACGGCCCCATCGCCGTGGTCGACGACCGGACCCCGGCGCTGCTGGTGGCGGCCGACTCCGGGCCGACCCTTCCCGGGACGATCGCGCTGGCCCGGCGGGTTCGGGGGGCGGGTGCCCGCGCGTACGGTGTCGGTGGGGGCACCGGGCTCGCCGAGGCGTGCTCGCGCGCGCTGCCCGGCCCGGCGCTGCCCGAATGGGTCGCCCCGCTCGGCCTCATCGTGCCGGGGCAGCTCCTGGTCGAGGCGCTGGCCCGCCGCCTCGGCGCGGACCCCGACGTCCCCCGCGGGCTCAACAAGGTCACCCAGACCGACTGACGGCAGACCCCTCATCCGAAGCACTGGAGCGAACATGGACAAGGCCGAGGCCATCCTCGCCGCGCTCGGCGGCGCCGGCAACATCGTGGAGATCGAGCCGTGCGCCACCCGGCTGCGCACCGAGGTCTCGGACGCCGCCAAGGTGGACGAGGCGGCGCTCAAGGCGGCGGGCGCGTTCGGCGTGATGCGCAGCGGCAGCGTCGTCCAGGTCGTGGTCGGTCCCGAGGCCGACACCATCGCCAGCGACATCGAGGACATCCTCGACTGATCCCGGGAGGCCGGAGCAATGACACGAGTTCTGTCCCCGATCCGCGGCCACGCGGTCGGGCTGGCCGGCGTGCCGGACCCCGTGTTCGCCCAGGCCATGGTCGGCCCGGGCACCGCCATCGACCCCGAACGCGAGCCGGGCACCGCGCTCGCCCCGGTGAGCGGCAAGATCGTCAAGCTGCATCCGCACGCGTACGTGGTGGTGGACGACGAGGGCCACGGGGTGCTCGTCCACCTGGGCGTGGACACCGTGCAGCTCAAGGGCGAGGGCTTCGAGCTGCTCGCCGCCGAGGGCGACACGGTGGTCGCGGGCCAGCCGCTGGTGCGGTGGAATCCCGCCGTGATCGAGGCGGGCGGCCGGTCGCCGGTGACCGCGGTGGTGGCGCTGGACGCCGGCGCCGACGCGCTGGCCGGGGTCGTGGAGTCCGGCGCGGTCGATGGGGGGGCGGAGCTGTTCACCTGGAGCTGACCGCCGCGGTCTTCGACCTGGACGGCACCCTCGTCGACACCGAGCCGCGCAGCCGGATGCTGTGGACGCGGCTGTTCGAGGAGCACGGCGCCCCGCACGACCCCGCGCTGATCGCCTCGTTCGCCGGGCGGCGCGGCCGGGAGGTGCTGGCCGAGCTGATCCACCTGTTCCCCGGGCGGACGGCGGAGGAGCTGTTCGCCCGGGTCGTCTCGTACGAGCACGGCCCGGACCTGCCTCCGGTCGGCCCGGTCCCGGGCGCGGTGGAGCTGGTCGGGGCGCTGCGCGACGCGGGCGTCCCGCTGGCCGTGGCGACCTCGGGGACGCGCGGGTACGCCGAGGGGCTCCTGGAGGAGCTGGGCGTCCGCGCGCTGTTCGACGCCGTGGTGACCGCCGACGACGTCACCGCGGGCAAGCCCCACCCCGAGGCGTTCCTCGCCGCGTGCCGCCTGGTCGGCACGGCCCCCGGGCGCGCGGTCGGCTTCGAGGACGCCCCCGCC
This region includes:
- a CDS encoding GntR family transcriptional regulator, which produces MTTIDPHSPVPKYFQLRAILLDMIEGAELPVDAPIPSERELCVRYGLSRMTVRQGVDQLVSEGRLYRVPGKGTFVARPKIEMPLRLVSFSEDMLSRGMRPGAMDLDRRTVSADARLARIFEVEQGTAIHLIERLRTADGEPMALERSHILASLAPDLLDRRLADRSLYGVLEAVYGLVFDAGDQTIDAGLADATEARHLQIARGSAVLLLRRRSYSGGVCAELGVSTYRADRYQIHTSLGNPPPRT
- the nagA gene encoding N-acetylglucosamine-6-phosphate deacetylase, whose protein sequence is MASLLISASSLLAAPDGGPSRVLSPGHLRIEDGVIAEVGEGRPAGEPGVDLDGGLLAPGLVDLQVNGFFGYDMMDAGEDGWHTVVRRLPETGVTAFLPTFITAPVEAQAAALRRTRDLLPGLPAGGSRVLGVHLEGPFLTERRKGAHNAAWLTDPTPEAVATLLETGLVRLVTLAPERDGALEAVRTLTAAGVLVSVGHSDATAAQVAAAADAGARKVTHIFNAQSGIDHRAPGVAAQALADDRLSPGLILDLHHVSAPVARLVFRAAAGRVVLVTDAASAAGMPPGDYELGGQPIRMPEAGPPLRADGTLAGSGLRLDEAIANAVGIGVDPVTAVDAATRVPADLIGRPDLGRIAPGAAADLVWLGPDHRAHATWIAGENVFGGDHE
- a CDS encoding SIS domain-containing protein; its protein translation is MSSTTSRMRAEIGEQPEALRRTIGALLPRVAEIGALAGGTRQVLFIARGSSDNAAVYGRYLVESRAGRLGTLAAPSIATAYRRDLDLSGVLAVAISQSGKTEEIVETLDWAARCGARTVAVTNGAGSPLAEAAEVALVTDAGEELAVPATKTYTTQLAALAVLALGLGADADPADLLRVPDEVGRLIALTEASEQLPAIVEELAEVQGTVVSGRGIAFGTALELALKIKEACYLHAMGLSYADLLHGPIAVVDDRTPALLVAADSGPTLPGTIALARRVRGAGARAYGVGGGTGLAEACSRALPGPALPEWVAPLGLIVPGQLLVEALARRLGADPDVPRGLNKVTQTD
- a CDS encoding glucose PTS transporter subunit EIIB, encoding MDKAEAILAALGGAGNIVEIEPCATRLRTEVSDAAKVDEAALKAAGAFGVMRSGSVVQVVVGPEADTIASDIEDILD
- a CDS encoding PTS sugar transporter subunit IIA: MTRVLSPIRGHAVGLAGVPDPVFAQAMVGPGTAIDPEREPGTALAPVSGKIVKLHPHAYVVVDDEGHGVLVHLGVDTVQLKGEGFELLAAEGDTVVAGQPLVRWNPAVIEAGGRSPVTAVVALDAGADALAGVVESGAVDGGAELFTWS
- a CDS encoding HAD family hydrolase; translated protein: MTAAVFDLDGTLVDTEPRSRMLWTRLFEEHGAPHDPALIASFAGRRGREVLAELIHLFPGRTAEELFARVVSYEHGPDLPPVGPVPGAVELVGALRDAGVPLAVATSGTRGYAEGLLEELGVRALFDAVVTADDVTAGKPHPEAFLAACRLVGTAPGRAVGFEDAPAGVAAVKAAGMTCVGVTTTQSAAALAAADHVVADLKELHVLPGPALRVPGG